A genomic segment from Janthinobacterium sp. 64 encodes:
- the iolD gene encoding 3D-(3,5/4)-trihydroxycyclohexane-1,2-dione acylhydrolase (decyclizing): MKTTTIRLTMAQALVRYLAALRTDDGQPLFGGAFAIFGHGNVAGLGEALYQYRDSFPTYRAHNEQAMAHSAIAYAKAHMRRRMMAVTSSIGPGATNLLTAAALAHVNRLPVLLLPGDVFVSRAPDPVLQQLEDATDGSVSVNDAFKPLSRYFDRIVYPEQLLTALPRAIAALTDPAACGPVTLSLPQDVQTMAYDYPADFFEPRIVRFRAVPPVEQELEEAAALLKNAKQPLILAGGGVLYGKASVALQAFAERHGIPVAETQAGKSSLPWNHPLQLGAIGVTGSPAANSLAADADVVLAVGTRLQDFTTGSNSLFAQAQLVSLNVNRFDALKRRGLGLQADATLGLQGLSRLLGSWNSAGQWMERAQQAGNAWRATVASITGKREVAGLPYDGEVIGAVQRSSRESTRNDIVVCAAGTLPAELHKLWRTETPGGYHMEYGYSCMGYEIAGGLGVKMAKPEAEVIVMVGDGSYLMMNSEIATSVMVDKKLIIVVLDNRGYGCINRLQQACGNPSFNNMLPDSAPHIDFALHAQSLGALSEHVANISELEQAMLRARAASRTYLICIDTDDTRTTEEGGCWWEVAVPEVSTQPAVQAARARYELDRQGQIQ; the protein is encoded by the coding sequence ATGAAGACCACCACGATCAGATTGACCATGGCGCAGGCCCTCGTGCGCTACCTGGCCGCCTTGCGCACGGACGATGGACAGCCGCTGTTCGGCGGCGCCTTCGCCATCTTTGGCCACGGCAACGTGGCGGGACTGGGCGAGGCGCTGTACCAGTACCGCGACAGCTTCCCCACGTATCGGGCGCATAACGAACAGGCGATGGCGCACTCGGCCATCGCCTATGCGAAAGCCCACATGCGCCGGCGCATGATGGCGGTGACCAGTTCCATCGGCCCCGGTGCCACCAACTTGCTGACGGCCGCCGCGCTGGCGCACGTGAACCGTCTGCCGGTATTGCTGTTGCCGGGCGACGTATTCGTCTCGCGCGCGCCGGACCCGGTGCTGCAGCAGCTGGAGGACGCCACCGATGGCAGCGTGTCGGTCAACGATGCGTTCAAGCCGCTGTCGCGTTATTTCGACCGCATCGTCTATCCGGAACAGTTGTTGACCGCCTTGCCGCGCGCCATTGCCGCCTTGACGGACCCGGCCGCCTGCGGTCCCGTCACTTTATCGCTGCCGCAAGACGTGCAGACGATGGCGTATGACTATCCGGCCGACTTTTTTGAACCGCGCATCGTGCGTTTCCGCGCCGTGCCGCCCGTCGAGCAGGAGCTGGAAGAAGCGGCAGCGTTGTTGAAAAACGCGAAGCAGCCGCTGATACTGGCCGGCGGCGGCGTGCTGTACGGCAAGGCCAGCGTCGCCTTGCAGGCGTTTGCCGAACGCCATGGCATTCCCGTGGCGGAAACCCAGGCCGGCAAAAGTTCTCTGCCATGGAACCATCCCTTGCAGCTGGGCGCCATCGGCGTGACGGGCTCGCCTGCGGCCAACAGCCTGGCAGCGGACGCGGACGTGGTGCTGGCCGTCGGCACGCGCTTGCAGGATTTCACGACGGGTTCCAACTCCCTGTTTGCGCAGGCGCAACTGGTGAGCCTGAACGTCAACCGTTTTGACGCCCTGAAACGCCGGGGTCTGGGCTTGCAGGCGGACGCGACACTCGGTTTGCAAGGCCTGTCGCGCCTGCTGGGCAGCTGGAATAGCGCGGGCCAGTGGATGGAGCGGGCGCAGCAGGCAGGGAACGCGTGGCGCGCGACGGTGGCGTCCATTACCGGGAAAAGGGAAGTCGCCGGCTTGCCGTACGACGGCGAAGTCATCGGCGCCGTGCAGCGCTCATCCAGGGAATCCACCCGGAACGATATCGTCGTCTGCGCGGCGGGCACCTTGCCGGCCGAGCTGCACAAGCTGTGGCGCACGGAAACGCCGGGCGGCTACCACATGGAATACGGCTACTCGTGCATGGGTTATGAGATCGCCGGCGGCCTCGGCGTCAAGATGGCGAAACCGGAAGCCGAGGTCATCGTCATGGTGGGCGATGGTAGCTATCTGATGATGAATTCGGAAATCGCCACCTCCGTCATGGTGGACAAAAAACTCATCATCGTCGTGCTCGACAACCGGGGCTATGGCTGCATCAACCGTCTGCAGCAGGCCTGCGGTAATCCATCATTCAACAATATGCTGCCCGATAGCGCGCCACACATCGACTTCGCCCTGCATGCACAATCGCTGGGCGCGCTGTCCGAACACGTTGCCAACATTAGCGAACTGGAACAGGCCATGCTGCGCGCGCGGGCAGCCAGCCGTACCTACCTGATCTGCATCGATACGGACGACACGCGCACGACCGAAGAGGGCGGTTGCTGGTGGGAAGTGGCCGTGCCCGAGGTCTCCACCCAGCCAGCCGTGCAAGCTGCGCGCGCCCGTTATGAACTTGACCGCCAAGGACAAATACAATGA
- the iolE gene encoding myo-inosose-2 dehydratase, whose translation MNAPTWNVKIGINPISWMNDDLPSLGGETPLETALKEGAEIGYVGFELGNKFPKDAPALNAVLGKYNLACVSGWYSGRLAHRSVEEEIAAVASHLRLLADSGATVMVYGEVADAIQGEARPLYKRPRFQSQQQWQEYANKLTAFAAHLLAHGVRLAYHHHMGAYVETPADVDQLMALTGAEVGLLFDTGHITFAGGDALAVLNKHIERICHVHCKDVRPNVVKLARNGHWSFLQAVINGAFSVPGDGSIDFPAILTRLYLHGYEGWLVVEAEQDPAVAPSYQYAKMGHDYLARLVDAIPRLKREAA comes from the coding sequence ATGAACGCACCGACATGGAATGTGAAGATCGGCATTAACCCGATCTCGTGGATGAACGACGACTTGCCCAGCCTGGGCGGCGAAACGCCGCTGGAAACGGCCCTCAAGGAAGGCGCCGAGATCGGCTACGTGGGTTTCGAGCTGGGCAACAAGTTTCCAAAAGATGCCCCGGCCCTGAACGCCGTGCTGGGAAAATACAATCTTGCCTGTGTTTCCGGCTGGTATTCGGGACGGTTGGCGCACCGCTCAGTGGAAGAGGAAATCGCCGCCGTGGCATCGCACTTGCGCTTGCTGGCCGACAGCGGCGCCACCGTCATGGTCTACGGCGAAGTGGCTGACGCCATCCAGGGCGAAGCGCGTCCTTTATATAAGCGCCCCCGTTTCCAGTCGCAGCAGCAATGGCAGGAATACGCCAACAAATTGACGGCCTTTGCCGCCCACCTGCTGGCGCACGGCGTGCGCCTCGCCTACCACCATCATATGGGCGCTTACGTGGAAACGCCGGCCGACGTGGATCAACTGATGGCCTTGACGGGAGCCGAGGTCGGCTTGCTGTTCGACACGGGCCACATCACGTTTGCCGGCGGCGATGCGCTGGCGGTGCTCAACAAACACATCGAACGGATTTGCCACGTGCATTGCAAGGATGTGCGCCCGAACGTGGTGAAACTGGCGAGAAATGGCCATTGGAGTTTCTTGCAAGCCGTCATCAATGGCGCCTTCAGCGTGCCCGGCGACGGCAGCATCGACTTTCCGGCCATCCTCACGCGTTTATATCTGCATGGCTATGAGGGCTGGCTGGTGGTGGAAGCGGAGCAAGACCCGGCCGTGGCGCCCAGTTACCAGTATGCAAAAATGGGCCACGATTACCTGGCGCGCCTGGTCGACGCGATTCCCCGCTTGAAACGGGAAGCGGCATGA
- the iolB gene encoding 5-deoxy-glucuronate isomerase, whose translation MSPLLVKADKAGGKIVEVTPESAGWTHVGFAAHRLATGEPLNLETGSRELCIVVLTGTVTVQAGEQRWEAIGNRASVFEDRSPYAVYVPLETKVSITAVSAAEVALCSAPATTQRPARLIEPSTMTRSVRGKGANTRYVCDILPQTAEADGLLVVEVVTPSGHSSSYPPHKHDSDNVPLESSLEETYYHRLHPEQGFAYQRVYTDDRSIDEAMAVENHDVVMVPRGYHPVTVPYGYDGYYLNVMAGPKRVWHFKNDPAHDWLMTK comes from the coding sequence ATGAGCCCGCTGCTGGTCAAAGCGGACAAGGCCGGCGGCAAGATCGTCGAGGTGACGCCCGAGTCGGCCGGCTGGACGCATGTCGGTTTCGCCGCGCACCGGCTGGCCACCGGCGAGCCCCTGAACCTGGAGACGGGTAGCCGCGAACTGTGCATCGTCGTGCTGACGGGCACGGTCACCGTGCAGGCGGGCGAACAGCGCTGGGAAGCCATCGGCAATCGCGCCAGCGTTTTTGAAGACCGCTCGCCGTATGCCGTGTATGTCCCATTGGAAACTAAGGTCAGCATCACGGCGGTGAGCGCTGCGGAAGTGGCGCTGTGCAGCGCGCCGGCCACGACCCAGCGTCCGGCGCGCCTGATCGAGCCATCGACCATGACGCGCTCCGTGCGCGGCAAGGGCGCCAACACGCGCTATGTGTGCGACATCCTGCCGCAGACAGCCGAGGCCGATGGCTTGCTGGTGGTCGAGGTGGTCACGCCGTCCGGCCACTCGTCGAGCTATCCGCCGCACAAGCACGATAGCGACAACGTGCCGCTGGAAAGTTCGCTGGAAGAAACGTATTACCACCGCCTCCATCCGGAGCAGGGCTTTGCCTACCAACGGGTCTACACGGATGACCGTTCCATCGATGAAGCCATGGCCGTGGAAAACCACGACGTGGTAATGGTGCCCAGGGGTTACCACCCCGTGACCGTGCCGTATGGCTACGACGGCTATTACCTGAACGTGATGGCCGGCCCGAAACGCGTGTGGCACTTTAAAAATGACCCGGCCCATGACTGGCTGATGACGAAATAA
- a CDS encoding CoA-acylating methylmalonate-semialdehyde dehydrogenase, producing MTTPMIGHFIGGNPMASRSERTSDVFNPATGAVTAKVSLATPSELNAAVAAAHAAFPAWSQTSPLRRARVMFKFKELLEEHSDQLAALITAEHGKVFTDAKGEVTRGIEVVEFACGIPQMMKGEYSEQVAGGIDAWSIRQALGVCVGITPFNFPVMVPMWMFPMAIACGNTFVLKPSERDPSASLLLAQLLTDAGLPDGVFNVVQGDKEAVDGLLHHPDVRAVSFVGSTPIAEYIYATGCAQGKRVQALGGAKNHMVVMPDADIPQTVDALMGAAFGSAGERCMAISVVVAVGNVADQLVEALVPRIAALKITQGMDLSAEMGPVVTQVHKDKIAGYIATGVKEGAKLVSDGRGFVLPGHENGFFLGGSLFDHVTPEMTIYKEEIFGPVLCIVRVPDFATALDLVNAHEYGNGTAIYTRDGNTAREYTHRVQVGMVGVNVPIPVPMAFHSFGGWKRSLFGDHHAHGPESVRFYTKQKAVTQRWPASTAAGAEFAMPTLK from the coding sequence ATGACAACCCCGATGATCGGCCACTTTATTGGTGGTAACCCGATGGCTTCGCGCTCCGAGCGCACGAGCGACGTCTTCAATCCCGCCACGGGCGCCGTGACGGCGAAGGTGTCGCTGGCCACGCCGTCCGAACTGAACGCGGCCGTGGCCGCCGCCCATGCGGCGTTTCCCGCCTGGTCGCAAACCTCGCCCCTGCGCCGCGCACGCGTCATGTTCAAGTTCAAGGAATTGCTGGAAGAACACTCGGATCAATTGGCCGCCCTGATCACGGCGGAGCACGGCAAGGTGTTTACGGATGCCAAAGGGGAAGTGACGCGCGGCATCGAAGTGGTGGAGTTCGCCTGCGGCATCCCGCAAATGATGAAGGGGGAATATTCGGAACAGGTGGCCGGCGGCATCGATGCCTGGTCGATCCGCCAGGCGCTCGGTGTCTGTGTCGGCATCACGCCGTTCAACTTTCCCGTGATGGTGCCGATGTGGATGTTCCCGATGGCGATTGCCTGCGGCAATACGTTCGTCCTCAAACCGTCGGAGCGCGATCCTTCCGCCAGCCTGCTGCTGGCGCAACTGTTGACGGACGCGGGCTTGCCCGACGGCGTCTTTAATGTAGTGCAGGGCGACAAGGAAGCCGTCGACGGCTTGCTGCACCATCCGGATGTGCGCGCCGTCAGCTTTGTCGGTTCCACGCCGATTGCCGAATACATCTATGCCACCGGCTGCGCGCAGGGCAAGCGCGTGCAAGCCTTGGGTGGCGCGAAAAACCACATGGTCGTCATGCCGGACGCGGATATTCCCCAGACGGTCGATGCCCTGATGGGCGCCGCGTTCGGTTCGGCCGGCGAGCGCTGCATGGCCATTTCCGTCGTCGTGGCGGTCGGCAATGTGGCGGACCAGCTGGTCGAAGCGCTGGTGCCGCGCATCGCAGCACTCAAGATTACGCAGGGCATGGATTTGTCGGCGGAAATGGGCCCCGTCGTCACGCAAGTGCACAAGGATAAAATTGCTGGCTACATCGCCACCGGCGTCAAGGAAGGCGCCAAGCTGGTCAGTGACGGGCGCGGTTTCGTCTTGCCCGGCCACGAAAACGGCTTTTTCCTCGGTGGCAGCCTGTTCGACCATGTCACGCCCGAGATGACGATCTACAAGGAAGAAATCTTCGGCCCCGTGCTGTGCATCGTGCGCGTGCCCGATTTTGCCACGGCGCTGGACCTGGTCAACGCGCATGAGTATGGCAACGGCACGGCCATTTACACGCGCGACGGCAATACGGCGCGCGAATACACGCACCGGGTGCAGGTGGGGATGGTGGGCGTCAACGTGCCGATCCCCGTGCCGATGGCTTTCCACAGCTTCGGCGGCTGGAAGCGCAGCCTGTTTGGCGACCACCATGCGCATGGCCCGGAATCGGTGCGTTTCTATACGAAACAAAAGGCCGTGACCCAGCGCTGGCCAGCCTCGACGGCGGCTGGCGCCGAATTTGCCATGCCGACCCTGAAGTAA
- a CDS encoding ANTAR domain-containing response regulator: MTSSRTQPLRIVVVNTIVEHGVHADAALAAQVLRGNALRIGLLESGYDIVASLPADLYLPERIAQLQPDLIIIDAESDARDVLEHIVIATRDERRPIVLFTEDGATASIDAAMAAGVSAYIVAGLQAERIQPVLNVALARFRQEEKLRAELLDTRHKLLERKVIERAKGLLMTHQGLTEEQAYQRLRSMAMNKKLKLADIAQRILDVEDLLG; encoded by the coding sequence ATGACGTCCAGCCGTACCCAGCCTTTGCGCATCGTTGTCGTCAACACCATCGTCGAGCACGGCGTGCACGCGGATGCGGCATTGGCTGCCCAAGTGTTGCGCGGCAATGCCTTGCGCATCGGCTTGCTGGAATCGGGCTACGACATCGTAGCCTCGCTGCCAGCCGACCTCTACCTTCCCGAGCGCATCGCGCAACTGCAGCCCGACCTCATCATCATCGACGCCGAATCGGACGCGCGCGACGTGCTCGAACATATCGTCATCGCCACGCGCGACGAGCGCCGCCCCATCGTCCTGTTTACGGAAGACGGCGCCACGGCCAGCATCGACGCGGCCATGGCGGCCGGCGTATCGGCCTACATCGTGGCCGGCTTGCAGGCCGAGCGCATACAACCCGTGCTGAACGTGGCCCTGGCGCGCTTTCGCCAGGAAGAAAAATTGCGCGCCGAATTGCTCGACACGCGGCACAAATTGCTGGAGCGCAAGGTGATCGAACGGGCCAAGGGCCTGTTGATGACGCACCAGGGCTTGACGGAAGAGCAGGCTTACCAGCGGCTGCGCAGCATGGCGATGAATAAAAAGCTGAAGCTGGCGGACATTGCCCAGCGCATCCTCGACGTGGAGGACTTGCTGGGATGA
- a CDS encoding TonB-dependent siderophore receptor, which translates to MTAAPYIARRTAVAHAVRTVLLAMLATAPLLTPAVASADATSTARNVDIPAGPLGATISRYASTAGIAIAFDAAQLAGLSSPGLRGNYTVGQAYAQLLQGSGWEAEQRGDGNYVLRKTAAAPQAMEISMREVRVTGRRDGETEGTASYTTPVITIGKTAQSLREHPQTVSVLTRQRLDDQHISDLSKAAEQAVGITVQDNTFLIQKLYARGFEISSYQLDGGAPMDTGFSASIAADLAEYDRVEILRGAAGLLNGTGNPGGAVNLVRKMPTAAPQFNASVAAGSWNNYRSDFDASGPLAFDGKLRGRVVVAYENRKYFTAIRATEKPLIYGVLEADIAPGAVLAIGAREQRTHDRGTWPGLPRYSTGAELHLPRNTGAMADWAGVDSTSRELFAKLTWRLAQRWTLRANAAQMRQAGATDDGFIQGAIDPQTMTGGRWQSGHTQYHNKQQLLDINVSGAFDWFGRTHEVLAGIDGQKVTSSWVASYPLEGNGAPGDLFHPGNTPFPKPVYGPIERDYDPWGQTQYGAYATLRLDVAEGSKLIAGARVNRYRYRQHYRELDTDTGIWDTSGLTQYAEPTKVTPFIGFVHDINQEWSAYASHAQIFKPQADFKAGPAPGTGLRPMRGANSELGLKGELLGGKLNTALALYRIVQDGRAVNDPRYEEQSALFSSNCCYLASGKVVSQGVEMEVNGEVAAGVQLSGGYTYNHNSNETDKAVFSTITPRHALKLWGNWQLPGAASAWKLGAGATMQSKQYAQGTAASWNVATGKFNGPAVPFHYTQASYAVWNAMAQYRIDRHWSASVNINNVFDKTYYRTMGRSSNGNFYAEPRSAALILRASY; encoded by the coding sequence ATGACCGCCGCACCATATATCGCGCGCCGCACCGCCGTCGCCCACGCTGTACGCACCGTCCTGCTGGCCATGCTGGCCACCGCGCCGTTACTCACGCCGGCCGTCGCGTCTGCAGACGCCACCAGCACCGCCCGCAACGTCGACATTCCCGCCGGGCCACTGGGCGCCACCATCAGCCGCTATGCCAGCACGGCCGGTATCGCCATCGCCTTCGATGCCGCGCAACTGGCAGGCCTGAGTTCGCCTGGCTTGCGCGGCAACTACACCGTCGGCCAGGCTTATGCGCAATTGCTGCAAGGGAGCGGCTGGGAAGCGGAGCAACGCGGCGACGGTAATTATGTGCTGCGCAAGACGGCGGCTGCGCCGCAGGCGATGGAAATCAGCATGCGTGAAGTCCGCGTGACGGGTCGGCGCGATGGCGAAACAGAAGGCACGGCTTCGTATACCACGCCTGTCATTACCATAGGCAAGACGGCCCAATCCTTGCGCGAACATCCGCAAACCGTCTCCGTGCTGACGCGCCAGCGCCTCGACGACCAGCATATCAGCGACTTGAGCAAGGCAGCCGAACAAGCCGTCGGCATCACGGTACAGGACAATACTTTCCTGATACAGAAGCTGTATGCGCGTGGTTTTGAAATCAGCAGCTACCAGCTCGATGGCGGTGCCCCCATGGACACGGGATTTTCCGCCAGCATCGCGGCCGACCTGGCGGAATATGATCGCGTGGAAATCCTGCGCGGCGCGGCAGGTTTGCTGAACGGCACGGGCAACCCAGGCGGTGCCGTCAATCTCGTGCGCAAGATGCCTACTGCCGCGCCGCAGTTCAATGCCAGCGTAGCGGCCGGCAGCTGGAACAATTACCGCAGCGACTTCGATGCTTCCGGCCCGCTGGCGTTCGACGGCAAGTTGCGCGGACGCGTCGTCGTCGCCTATGAAAACCGAAAATACTTCACGGCCATCCGCGCGACGGAAAAGCCGCTCATCTATGGCGTACTGGAAGCCGATATCGCACCCGGTGCCGTGCTGGCCATCGGCGCTCGCGAACAGCGCACGCATGACCGGGGAACCTGGCCGGGCTTGCCCCGCTATAGTACGGGCGCCGAACTGCACTTGCCCCGCAACACGGGCGCGATGGCCGACTGGGCCGGCGTCGATTCCACCTCGAGAGAACTGTTTGCTAAGCTGACCTGGCGCCTGGCACAGCGCTGGACCCTGCGCGCGAATGCTGCGCAGATGCGCCAGGCCGGCGCCACGGACGATGGTTTCATCCAGGGCGCCATCGATCCGCAAACCATGACGGGCGGCCGCTGGCAAAGCGGCCACACGCAATACCATAACAAGCAACAACTACTCGATATCAACGTCAGCGGCGCCTTCGACTGGTTCGGCCGTACGCATGAAGTACTGGCCGGCATCGATGGCCAGAAAGTCACCAGCAGCTGGGTGGCCAGCTATCCGCTGGAAGGCAACGGCGCGCCGGGAGATTTGTTTCATCCAGGTAACACCCCCTTTCCCAAGCCGGTGTATGGTCCCATTGAACGCGACTATGATCCCTGGGGCCAGACCCAGTATGGCGCCTACGCCACCTTGCGCCTGGACGTGGCCGAGGGCAGCAAGCTGATCGCAGGCGCGCGGGTCAACCGCTACCGCTACCGCCAGCACTATCGCGAACTCGATACGGACACCGGCATCTGGGACACTTCAGGCTTGACGCAATACGCGGAACCGACCAAGGTCACCCCCTTCATCGGCTTCGTGCACGATATCAATCAAGAATGGTCGGCCTATGCCAGCCACGCGCAAATATTCAAGCCGCAAGCCGACTTCAAGGCTGGCCCCGCGCCGGGCACGGGCTTGCGCCCCATGCGCGGCGCAAATAGCGAACTGGGCCTGAAAGGGGAACTGTTGGGCGGCAAGCTCAATACGGCATTGGCCCTGTACCGCATCGTGCAGGATGGCCGGGCCGTCAACGATCCCCGCTATGAAGAACAGTCCGCCCTATTTTCCAGCAATTGCTGCTACCTCGCTTCCGGCAAGGTCGTCAGCCAGGGCGTGGAAATGGAAGTCAACGGTGAAGTGGCCGCTGGCGTGCAATTGTCCGGCGGCTATACCTACAACCACAACAGCAATGAAACAGACAAGGCCGTTTTCAGCACGATCACGCCCAGACATGCACTCAAGCTGTGGGGCAACTGGCAATTGCCGGGTGCCGCTTCCGCCTGGAAACTGGGCGCCGGTGCAACCATGCAGAGCAAGCAATACGCGCAAGGCACGGCTGCCAGCTGGAATGTGGCCACAGGCAAGTTCAACGGCCCTGCCGTGCCATTCCACTATACACAGGCAAGCTATGCCGTCTGGAATGCCATGGCGCAATACCGCATCGACCGCCACTGGAGCGCCAGCGTCAATATCAATAATGTCTTCGACAAGACCTATTACCGCACCATGGGCCGCTCCAGTAATGGCAATTTCTATGCAGAACCACGCAGCGCGGCGCTGATCTTGCGTGCCAGCTACTGA
- a CDS encoding FecR domain-containing protein — protein MSAGALSGMELRALRAAAGWYARLCSGHVTPQDRLRWQRWRDAHPAHGAAWQRIETMQRQLGSVPGGLAAPALQAAAQTGLAQLSRRGVLRGTLAVLGASGLAWHGWRQPAAREWRLAMLADISTATGEQRRLLLPDGSRLVLNTDSAVDLAYDEAQRRLLLRRGEIFIGTVADPHLAIGHGARPFLVDTPHGRIRALGTRFLVRSDHAGTLVTVLEKAVEVRSGQQRPMLVQAEQQLRIGADGAMQGPTPAAFGAGAWQDGSLLVDNMPLSRLLAELGRYRRGVLQCDPRVADLRISGNFPLADSDRALQVLANGFPLHIVMHTRFWVRVLPA, from the coding sequence ATGAGCGCGGGCGCCCTGTCGGGCATGGAGTTGCGCGCGTTGCGCGCGGCCGCCGGCTGGTATGCGCGCCTGTGCTCAGGCCACGTCACGCCGCAAGACCGGTTGCGCTGGCAGCGCTGGCGCGACGCACACCCCGCCCACGGCGCCGCCTGGCAACGCATCGAAACGATGCAGCGGCAACTGGGCAGCGTGCCCGGCGGCTTGGCCGCGCCAGCCTTGCAGGCTGCGGCGCAAACCGGGCTTGCGCAGCTATCGCGCCGCGGCGTGCTGCGCGGCACCCTGGCCGTGCTGGGTGCCAGCGGCCTCGCATGGCATGGCTGGCGCCAGCCCGCCGCGCGGGAATGGCGGCTGGCCATGCTGGCCGACATATCCACGGCGACGGGCGAACAGCGTCGCCTGCTCTTGCCCGACGGCTCGCGCCTCGTGCTCAATACGGATAGCGCCGTGGACCTGGCCTATGACGAGGCGCAGCGCCGCCTGCTGTTGCGCAGGGGTGAAATTTTCATCGGCACGGTCGCCGATCCCCACCTGGCCATCGGCCATGGCGCCCGGCCTTTCCTGGTCGATACGCCACATGGCCGCATCCGCGCGCTGGGTACGCGCTTCCTCGTGCGCAGCGATCATGCGGGCACGCTGGTCACCGTACTGGAAAAGGCCGTGGAAGTGCGCAGCGGACAGCAGCGCCCCATGCTGGTGCAAGCGGAGCAGCAATTGCGCATCGGCGCCGATGGCGCCATGCAAGGCCCCACACCGGCCGCATTCGGCGCAGGCGCGTGGCAGGACGGCAGTTTATTGGTTGACAACATGCCGCTGTCTCGCTTGCTGGCTGAACTGGGACGCTACCGTCGGGGCGTGCTGCAATGCGATCCGCGCGTGGCCGACCTGCGCATATCGGGCAACTTCCCGCTGGCAGATAGCGACCGCGCCCTGCAAGTGCTGGCCAACGGCTTCCCGCTGCACATCGTGATGCACACGCGTTTCTGGGTACGCGTGCTGCCCGCCTGA
- a CDS encoding sigma-70 family RNA polymerase sigma factor, whose amino-acid sequence MPAPLPLSSHPVGTLYSAHLGWLKGWLRTRLGNMGDVADLAHDTFVRLLVDRNAQAIREPRSYLATIAGRVVVDHYRRRALEQAYLATLAQWPQAQELSCEARAIVLETLHEINALLDGLGAKVRQVFILSQFEGLSYACIAQELGISLRSVNNYMAKAVLQVCLLQAALEA is encoded by the coding sequence ATGCCCGCCCCGCTCCCCCTTTCCTCCCACCCTGTCGGCACGCTCTACAGCGCACACCTCGGCTGGCTGAAAGGCTGGCTGCGCACGCGCCTGGGCAATATGGGCGATGTCGCCGACCTGGCGCACGACACCTTCGTGCGCCTTCTGGTCGACCGCAATGCGCAAGCCATCCGCGAACCGCGCAGCTACCTGGCGACCATCGCCGGCAGAGTCGTGGTCGATCATTACCGCCGCCGCGCACTGGAACAGGCTTACCTGGCAACCTTGGCGCAATGGCCGCAAGCACAGGAACTGTCGTGCGAGGCGCGCGCCATCGTGCTGGAAACCCTGCACGAGATCAATGCACTGCTCGACGGCCTGGGCGCGAAAGTCAGGCAAGTCTTTATCCTGTCGCAATTCGAGGGCCTCAGCTATGCCTGCATTGCGCAGGAGCTTGGCATCAGCCTGCGCAGCGTGAACAACTACATGGCGAAGGCCGTGCTGCAAGTATGCCTGCTGCAAGCGGCGCTCGAAGCATGA